A region of Cardinium endosymbiont of Sogatella furcifera DNA encodes the following proteins:
- the ftsH gene encoding ATP-dependent zinc metalloprotease FtsH, with amino-acid sequence MKQREKKFAQHNAPQSIFILAILVILGLLFYYSKEKNTIPISEKRFEKMMLDQEVKSVTLITNQHLVEIVLKADALRKEEYQKERTGRAVWKSTSGVVYTLRIPNFDIFDKKFAAIEAKMDPEIRIGYTCEERSEPTSFINWSFLLTLFLIYWFFIRKPGNGMAGPGTQLFNMNTLKATIFDKDNQLKVTFQDVAGMKEAKEEVKEVVDFLKTPEKFTLLGGKIPKGVLLVGPPGTGKTLLAKAVAGEAGVPVICLSGSDFVEMFVGIGAARVRDLFKKAKEKAPCIIFIDEIDAVGRTRGKANMPGVNDERENTLNSLLVEMDGFSTNSGVIVIGATNRAEVLDPALLRPGRFDRQVTIDHPDVVDREAIIRCHSKRLKLERHIRIKQLAEQTPGFSGADLSNMCNEAALIAARKNRKFVTMSDFHAAIDRIIGGLEKKNKLISPEEKKIVAYHEAGHAIAGWFLEHAHPLVKVSIIPRGIAALGYAQYLPKEQFIYQENQLLDELAMALGGRAAEELIFGKISTGALNDLERTTKLAYSIVTMYGMNPKVGHLSFHNSKQADYTFTKPYSEKTAYTIDEEVKAIIDGAYERVKELLKANIDKLTLLAEALLVRETILKSDLERLIGKRQETKDIPAETTTAAQVAPSEAQPEDKPDMPELGEV; translated from the coding sequence ATGAAACAAAGAGAAAAAAAGTTTGCACAACACAACGCTCCTCAGTCCATTTTTATACTAGCTATATTGGTCATATTGGGCTTGCTTTTTTACTACAGCAAGGAAAAAAATACCATTCCTATTTCTGAGAAACGTTTTGAAAAAATGATGCTGGACCAAGAGGTGAAATCTGTTACTTTAATCACCAATCAACACCTGGTAGAAATAGTCCTAAAAGCGGATGCATTGCGCAAAGAGGAGTATCAAAAGGAACGTACCGGAAGAGCGGTCTGGAAAAGCACCAGTGGAGTGGTCTACACCTTGCGCATACCTAATTTTGATATTTTTGATAAGAAGTTTGCAGCTATAGAAGCCAAAATGGACCCGGAAATAAGAATAGGCTACACGTGTGAAGAACGTTCAGAGCCTACTAGTTTCATCAATTGGTCCTTTTTGCTAACGCTGTTTCTTATTTACTGGTTCTTCATTCGAAAACCAGGAAATGGTATGGCCGGACCTGGTACGCAACTTTTTAATATGAATACCTTAAAAGCAACCATCTTTGATAAGGATAATCAACTAAAGGTTACATTCCAAGATGTAGCGGGCATGAAAGAGGCTAAGGAAGAAGTAAAAGAAGTGGTAGACTTTCTGAAAACGCCTGAGAAATTCACGCTGCTTGGTGGAAAAATTCCTAAAGGTGTGCTGCTGGTAGGCCCGCCGGGAACAGGGAAAACATTACTGGCCAAAGCAGTAGCGGGAGAAGCAGGTGTGCCTGTTATTTGCCTCTCTGGATCAGACTTTGTGGAAATGTTTGTGGGGATAGGTGCGGCACGTGTTCGTGACCTTTTTAAGAAAGCAAAGGAAAAAGCACCTTGTATTATTTTTATCGATGAAATTGACGCAGTAGGTAGAACACGGGGCAAAGCCAATATGCCTGGCGTGAATGACGAACGTGAAAATACCTTGAACTCACTCTTGGTGGAAATGGATGGCTTTTCAACCAACTCGGGGGTGATTGTAATAGGGGCCACCAACAGAGCAGAAGTATTGGATCCTGCGCTCCTGCGGCCTGGCAGGTTTGATAGACAGGTCACTATAGATCATCCAGATGTAGTGGATAGAGAAGCCATTATACGTTGCCACAGCAAAAGGCTAAAACTAGAACGGCACATACGGATTAAACAACTAGCGGAACAAACACCAGGATTCTCTGGAGCGGATCTCTCTAATATGTGTAATGAAGCAGCTTTAATAGCGGCTAGAAAGAACAGGAAGTTTGTCACAATGAGTGACTTTCATGCAGCTATAGATCGAATTATTGGCGGGTTAGAGAAAAAAAACAAATTGATCTCCCCAGAAGAAAAGAAAATAGTAGCTTACCACGAAGCAGGCCATGCCATTGCTGGATGGTTTTTAGAACATGCACACCCACTGGTCAAGGTAAGTATTATACCACGGGGTATAGCTGCATTGGGCTATGCGCAGTATTTGCCCAAAGAGCAATTTATCTATCAAGAAAATCAATTGTTGGATGAATTGGCTATGGCACTGGGAGGCAGAGCGGCCGAAGAACTTATTTTTGGAAAAATTTCTACTGGTGCCCTAAATGACTTGGAACGAACTACTAAATTGGCTTATAGCATCGTTACCATGTATGGGATGAATCCTAAGGTAGGTCACCTCTCTTTCCATAACTCCAAACAAGCAGATTATACCTTTACAAAGCCTTACTCAGAAAAAACAGCCTATACGATAGATGAAGAGGTAAAAGCCATTATAGATGGCGCATATGAACGGGTGAAGGAGTTGCTCAAAGCAAATATCGATAAATTAACCCTTTTGGCGGAGGCTTTACTGGTAAGAGAAACGATACTGAAGTCAGATTTAGAACGTTTAATAGGGAAACGCCAAGAAACGAAGGATATACCTGCTGAAACTACAACTGCTGCTCAAGTGGCACCAAGTGAAGCACAACCTGAAGATAAACCAGACATGCCTGAGTTAGGGGAAGTATAA
- a CDS encoding superoxide dismutase, with protein sequence MIFTLPALPYAYSALTPHIDAQTMEIHHTKHHQTYVDKLNQAIAGTAIATAEGTEISVLTHLLKDISAYHTAVRNHAGGHFNHLFFWKNLTPNGAQLPEANLLRALEKSFRSFESFKELFTAAAAAHFGAGWAWLSVAKKDGSLFISTTNNQDNPLMNTTPIQEQGVPILGLDLWEHAYYLLYQNRRVAYIEAFWNIIHWKGVENRYMEVVQ encoded by the coding sequence ATGATTTTTACACTTCCCGCTTTGCCTTATGCTTATAGCGCACTCACACCCCACATAGATGCCCAAACTATGGAGATCCACCATACCAAACACCATCAAACCTATGTGGATAAACTGAATCAGGCTATAGCGGGTACCGCAATAGCTACGGCAGAAGGCACTGAGATATCGGTGTTAACCCACCTGCTCAAGGATATAAGTGCCTACCACACTGCTGTGCGCAACCATGCGGGTGGCCACTTTAATCATCTATTTTTCTGGAAAAACCTTACACCTAATGGCGCGCAATTACCTGAAGCAAACCTATTGCGTGCATTAGAAAAATCATTTAGAAGCTTTGAAAGCTTTAAAGAGCTGTTTACTGCAGCTGCTGCTGCACACTTTGGTGCGGGATGGGCTTGGTTATCTGTAGCCAAGAAAGATGGTAGTTTGTTTATCTCTACAACGAATAATCAAGACAATCCCCTTATGAACACCACGCCCATTCAAGAGCAAGGCGTGCCTATCTTAGGATTAGATCTATGGGAACATGCCTATTACCTTTTGTACCAAAATAGGCGTGTAGCCTATATAGAGGCTTTTTGGAACATCATTCACTGGAAAGGAGTAGAAAATAGATACATGGAAGTAGTACAATAA
- a CDS encoding nucleoside deaminase, with translation MSPIQPIDDDIFFMEAALKEAAHAAEAGEVPIGAIVVADRKIIARGHNQVERLKDPTAHAELLAITAAADYFNSKYLPNCTLYVTLEPCIMCSGALYWSQIKRLVFGASDPKRGYQALAKAALHPRTAVQAAILAKESNQLLICFFKKLRNAIL, from the coding sequence ATGAGCCCTATACAACCTATTGATGATGATATTTTCTTTATGGAAGCAGCTCTTAAAGAGGCAGCGCACGCAGCTGAAGCTGGAGAAGTCCCTATTGGCGCCATAGTTGTAGCAGATCGTAAGATTATTGCACGGGGCCATAACCAAGTAGAGCGACTCAAAGACCCAACCGCTCATGCAGAACTCTTGGCCATAACCGCTGCCGCTGATTATTTCAACAGCAAATACCTCCCAAACTGCACCCTATATGTTACCCTAGAGCCCTGTATCATGTGTAGCGGCGCACTCTATTGGTCTCAAATCAAACGACTGGTTTTCGGTGCTAGTGACCCCAAAAGAGGTTACCAAGCCCTAGCTAAAGCTGCCCTGCACCCACGAACAGCTGTCCAAGCAGCTATTTTAGCAAAAGAAAGCAATCAATTACTGATTTGTTTTTTTAAAAAGTTAAGAAACGCTATATTGTAG
- a CDS encoding UDP-N-acetylmuramoyl-tripeptide--D-alanyl-D-alanine ligase: MATDTRHLTPGSLFFAIRGPNFNGNAFAAEALAKGARYVVIDDPTYARTSSNYILVEDSLATLLQLASYHRSQYGLPVIAITGSYGKTTTKELIYTTLRTTYRTVATKGNLNTPIGVALTLLSIQQDTQLAVIEMGATQLGDIAFCCQIARPTHGLITAIGAAHLEGFGNIAGVIQGKSELYDYLYATGGTIFLNHLTSLSAIIKTRLKHAITYNCTPIELVCETPYIRYKSEQEVTTHLLGKPHIHNIAAALGVAQYFKVPPPVAHQAIQDYIPTNQRMQLVVQDSNQLIIDSYNASPASMQAALDALLQLKVRYRVVILGDMAELGSHATAWHDTIVKQLGQPDYNQVLLCGPLFTLSACKQPYPTIHCFPNKTALADYLSRHAFQESGILLKAAHSLAIHTLVELLKAP; the protein is encoded by the coding sequence GTGGCCACAGATACACGCCATTTGACTCCAGGTTCCCTTTTTTTTGCCATTCGGGGCCCTAACTTTAATGGCAATGCTTTTGCCGCAGAAGCCCTAGCCAAGGGTGCCCGTTATGTAGTCATAGATGACCCTACTTATGCCAGAACCTCATCTAACTATATCCTAGTAGAGGATAGCCTGGCTACACTCCTACAACTAGCTAGTTACCATCGGTCGCAATATGGACTTCCAGTTATAGCTATAACTGGGTCTTATGGTAAAACCACTACCAAAGAGTTGATATACACGACTCTGCGGACCACTTATAGAACCGTAGCCACCAAAGGCAACTTAAACACACCCATTGGGGTTGCTTTAACCCTTTTATCCATACAACAGGATACACAACTAGCCGTTATAGAAATGGGTGCTACCCAATTAGGTGATATTGCTTTTTGTTGCCAAATAGCCCGACCGACGCATGGTTTAATTACTGCTATTGGTGCGGCACACCTGGAAGGATTTGGGAATATAGCAGGAGTGATACAGGGTAAAAGTGAGTTATATGATTACCTCTATGCGACTGGTGGTACTATTTTCTTAAACCACTTAACTTCCTTATCAGCTATCATAAAAACACGATTGAAACACGCTATTACCTACAACTGCACACCCATTGAATTGGTGTGTGAAACGCCCTATATACGTTATAAATCAGAGCAAGAAGTTACCACTCACTTGTTAGGGAAACCCCATATACACAACATCGCAGCAGCACTTGGTGTCGCCCAATACTTTAAGGTACCGCCTCCAGTAGCCCACCAAGCCATTCAAGATTATATCCCCACCAACCAACGGATGCAATTAGTGGTCCAAGACAGCAATCAACTGATTATAGATAGCTATAATGCCAGTCCTGCTTCCATGCAAGCTGCACTGGACGCGTTGCTGCAATTAAAGGTACGCTACCGTGTGGTTATCCTAGGTGATATGGCTGAGTTAGGTAGCCACGCTACAGCTTGGCACGATACAATTGTTAAACAACTTGGGCAACCTGATTATAATCAGGTACTACTATGCGGTCCTTTGTTTACCCTTTCTGCCTGCAAACAACCATACCCAACCATCCATTGCTTTCCAAACAAAACAGCATTGGCTGATTATCTCAGCAGACACGCCTTCCAAGAAAGTGGTATTTTATTAAAAGCAGCCCATAGCCTAGCCATACACACACTAGTAGAATTGTTGAAAGCGCCATAG
- a CDS encoding DUF2795 domain-containing protein: protein MYWTLELVSHLEDAPWPATKDELIDYAKRSGAPFEVIRNLEELDDDDYPYTSIEEIWPDYPTGDDFIFNEDEY, encoded by the coding sequence ATGTATTGGACACTTGAATTAGTATCGCATTTAGAAGATGCCCCTTGGCCAGCTACTAAGGATGAATTGATAGACTATGCCAAACGATCAGGCGCCCCTTTTGAGGTGATTAGAAATCTAGAGGAATTGGATGATGATGATTATCCATATACCTCGATTGAAGAAATATGGCCTGACTACCCAACAGGGGATGATTTTATCTTTAATGAAGATGAATATTAA
- a CDS encoding ABC transporter permease: MQISFFLARRYVKKHGHTTLIYRLSRLSCYSMALGSAILVLILSTMNGMEKVLSNLFDTYTPALKIEPKIGQTFICDAELKGHIINLSGVADIVEVLEATALVRLHRQQAIVTFKGVSNNFTASDFYRNATWMDGVTFLRDGSPQAIAGILIGQFLQWTPHSNRVEVFYPKQGGYLLCKPYKRMTLAVHGLFSIARKIDGQYIIAPMDFVEALTGGRHQRTHWEVVLEETADLATIQARIQQVLPDGYSVTHRDEQNVPRRRAIFIERLSVCFIFALVLLLAALHIFFMLCMLIVHKQKDIAMLAALGATPGQIGKLICYNGLLVSLEGMLYGLIIGWGLGFLQQKFGIITLTRVRSRIPYPIEMHGVDCLYTAMITTVFSMLATLWPVKCAMQLARKSLRGTSLIER, encoded by the coding sequence ATGCAAATTTCTTTTTTTCTTGCCAGGCGTTACGTTAAAAAGCATGGCCACACTACATTAATCTATAGGTTATCTAGACTTTCTTGCTACAGTATGGCATTGGGTAGCGCTATTTTAGTACTTATCTTGTCTACCATGAATGGAATGGAAAAGGTACTGTCCAATTTGTTTGATACCTATACACCTGCCTTAAAAATAGAACCCAAGATCGGTCAAACATTTATCTGCGATGCCGAATTAAAAGGTCATATCATAAATCTTTCTGGTGTAGCAGATATTGTAGAAGTATTAGAGGCCACTGCACTGGTACGGTTGCATCGTCAGCAAGCCATTGTGACGTTTAAAGGTGTTTCTAACAACTTTACAGCAAGTGATTTTTATAGAAACGCTACCTGGATGGATGGGGTTACTTTTTTGCGGGATGGTAGCCCACAAGCTATTGCAGGCATCTTGATTGGCCAATTTTTACAATGGACGCCTCATAGCAATCGGGTAGAGGTTTTTTATCCAAAACAGGGTGGTTACCTGCTTTGTAAGCCCTACAAGCGCATGACTTTGGCGGTGCATGGCCTCTTCTCTATAGCGCGGAAAATTGATGGCCAATATATCATTGCTCCTATGGATTTTGTCGAGGCGTTGACAGGTGGCCGTCATCAACGTACCCATTGGGAAGTGGTCCTCGAAGAGACCGCGGACCTGGCAACCATACAAGCCCGCATACAGCAAGTATTGCCAGATGGCTATAGCGTGACCCATCGAGATGAACAAAATGTACCACGTCGTAGGGCTATCTTCATAGAACGCCTTTCTGTCTGTTTTATTTTTGCTTTGGTATTGCTTTTGGCTGCACTGCATATTTTCTTTATGTTATGTATGTTGATTGTGCATAAGCAAAAAGATATAGCGATGCTTGCTGCACTTGGTGCGACGCCAGGTCAAATAGGTAAGCTTATATGCTATAATGGCCTCTTGGTATCTTTAGAAGGTATGCTATATGGACTGATTATAGGGTGGGGTTTAGGCTTTTTGCAGCAAAAGTTTGGCATCATTACCCTTACTAGGGTGCGTAGTAGGATCCCGTATCCGATAGAAATGCATGGAGTGGATTGCCTATATACAGCTATGATAACCACTGTATTTAGTATGTTGGCTACCCTTTGGCCCGTGAAATGCGCTATGCAATTAGCCAGAAAGTCATTGCGTGGTACCAGTCTCATCGAGAGATAA
- a CDS encoding formylglycine-generating enzyme family protein, which yields MFRFRYLFFIWLSLASFAGLRRNHPTSQSPGKVSQTTGRPFNQPDTLSVVPCKARPPIPGMVYIEGGYMIMGNLGEDKLGTGGCCAKPVTVNSFWMDETPVTNLAYREYLYDLKQRGLMEQYQAAMPNQQVFIEHFSYNDPLVDNYLYAPGFMYYPVVGVSWEQAMKYCAWRTEKLHEAIKKRKGSPVPDPDPDAGSSNGEDEPKFMVRLPTEVEFEYAARGVVGAPDISYLQSHQRNYPWDGSSPRGKNGRFLANFKRGKGNYKGMAGESDHSAPTSNVYAYPPNAVGLRDIMGNVCCWTLDTYRRIQDTSDLNPVRRDGFLDPAAHYSATHKASLVNDDAKVYKGCSWADCAYFLQIGTRRYLNKDSATATIGFRCVVSSLGQ from the coding sequence ATGTTTCGGTTCAGATATTTGTTTTTTATATGGTTGTCATTGGCTTCCTTTGCAGGTCTTCGTCGCAATCACCCTACCAGTCAATCTCCCGGTAAGGTAAGCCAGACGACAGGGCGTCCTTTTAACCAGCCAGATACCCTTTCGGTAGTTCCTTGTAAGGCAAGGCCACCTATTCCAGGTATGGTCTATATTGAGGGAGGGTATATGATCATGGGTAACTTAGGTGAAGATAAACTGGGTACAGGGGGTTGTTGTGCCAAGCCTGTTACCGTTAATTCTTTTTGGATGGATGAAACACCTGTTACCAATTTGGCCTATAGAGAATACCTCTATGATTTGAAACAGCGTGGCTTGATGGAACAATATCAGGCTGCTATGCCCAATCAGCAAGTTTTTATAGAGCACTTTAGCTACAATGACCCATTGGTAGACAATTATTTATATGCACCTGGTTTTATGTACTATCCTGTTGTGGGCGTCAGTTGGGAGCAAGCTATGAAATATTGTGCGTGGCGGACCGAGAAACTTCATGAGGCGATTAAGAAACGCAAAGGAAGTCCAGTTCCCGATCCTGATCCTGATGCGGGATCCTCGAATGGTGAAGATGAACCAAAGTTTATGGTTCGGTTGCCTACTGAAGTAGAATTTGAATATGCTGCGCGTGGTGTAGTGGGCGCACCGGATATAAGCTATTTACAAAGTCATCAGCGCAACTACCCTTGGGATGGATCTTCTCCAAGAGGAAAAAATGGTCGGTTTTTAGCTAATTTTAAGCGCGGTAAAGGCAATTATAAGGGAATGGCTGGTGAATCTGACCATTCGGCACCAACTTCTAACGTCTATGCCTACCCTCCTAATGCAGTTGGTCTTCGCGATATAATGGGTAATGTCTGTTGTTGGACACTTGATACCTATAGGCGCATACAAGATACAAGTGATTTAAATCCAGTTAGGCGTGATGGTTTTTTGGATCCTGCTGCGCACTATAGTGCAACCCATAAGGCTTCCCTGGTGAATGATGATGCAAAAGTCTATAAAGGCTGTTCTTGGGCAGACTGTGCCTATTTTTTACAAATAGGTACCCGCCGGTATTTGAATAAAGATTCGGCTACGGCTACCATTGGTTTCCGGTGTGTGGTTTCCAGCTTAGGGCAGTAA
- a CDS encoding ComF family protein yields the protein MMKRLIAGLLDLFFPPLCVGCNHKLIQGETWVCTICLSAFPETNAHTLVDNLITNYFIGKVTIAYGFSLYKLRKKSHLEQVLFAMKYKNQPKIGQMLGQRYGQILHQAPMMPSIDGIVAVPLHPKRLKERGYNQSDFFAKGLSAALNMPLYTACIARTRYTPSQTTKNKIERIANLKDAFKVIDAGLLAGKHLLLVDDILTTGATLTACTHALLAAGVAQVSIATIAVVEA from the coding sequence ATGATGAAACGATTGATCGCTGGGCTATTGGATTTGTTTTTTCCACCCCTATGCGTGGGATGCAACCATAAACTGATTCAGGGAGAAACATGGGTTTGTACCATTTGTTTGAGTGCATTTCCAGAAACCAACGCGCATACATTAGTAGACAACCTTATTACCAACTACTTTATAGGTAAAGTGACCATAGCCTATGGATTTTCGCTTTACAAGTTAAGAAAGAAGAGCCATCTTGAACAAGTACTCTTTGCTATGAAGTATAAAAACCAACCCAAAATCGGACAGATGCTAGGGCAACGCTATGGCCAGATCTTACATCAGGCACCGATGATGCCATCCATCGATGGAATTGTAGCGGTTCCACTGCACCCCAAACGACTCAAAGAACGGGGCTATAACCAGAGTGATTTTTTTGCAAAAGGACTCTCCGCTGCACTAAACATGCCTTTGTACACAGCATGCATAGCACGGACCCGTTATACGCCCTCCCAAACAACCAAAAATAAAATAGAACGTATCGCCAACCTTAAAGATGCCTTTAAAGTTATAGACGCAGGTTTACTAGCAGGCAAACACCTGCTGCTGGTGGATGATATTCTCACTACAGGAGCGACCTTGACCGCTTGCACCCATGCGCTTTTAGCGGCAGGTGTAGCCCAAGTAAGCATTGCCACCATAGCGGTAGTAGAAGCCTAA
- a CDS encoding transposase has product MKANYSYYITTDRLKRQQQRREELVATLSNEKKRLHHSQTNIDKESIERHIDFLEKEIKIIDKALNKTITTDKDLDEKANILETIPGIGKCLATKLVSFLPELGDRSYSSNQLSALVGIAPYAADSGKKQGKRFIRGGRKIPRDALYMAVLAGKKWFLYLKECYDRLVGKYKPKKVAIVACMRKLLELAHKLIQQKRSFVKSIKNEYKMTKKLA; this is encoded by the coding sequence TTGAAAGCTAATTACAGCTATTATATTACAACAGATCGGCTTAAAAGGCAACAACAAAGAAGAGAAGAGCTGGTAGCTACATTAAGCAATGAAAAGAAACGGTTACACCATAGCCAGACTAATATAGATAAAGAAAGCATAGAAAGGCATATCGATTTTTTAGAAAAAGAAATAAAAATTATTGATAAAGCGTTAAATAAAACCATAACTACTGATAAGGATCTAGACGAAAAGGCTAATATACTAGAAACCATTCCAGGAATCGGGAAATGTTTAGCCACTAAATTAGTCAGTTTTTTACCTGAATTAGGTGATAGAAGCTACAGTAGTAATCAACTATCAGCTTTAGTAGGTATAGCACCATATGCGGCTGATAGTGGGAAAAAACAGGGAAAAAGATTTATTAGGGGAGGAAGGAAAATACCACGAGATGCACTGTATATGGCTGTATTAGCAGGGAAAAAGTGGTTCCTATATTTAAAAGAATGCTATGATAGATTAGTAGGTAAATATAAGCCTAAAAAAGTGGCTATCGTAGCATGTATGAGGAAGCTCCTAGAGCTGGCGCATAAGCTTATACAACAAAAAAGAAGCTTCGTCAAAAGTATCAAAAACGAGTACAAAATGACTAAAAAACTTGCATAG
- the ltrA gene encoding group II intron reverse transcriptase/maturase, translating to MIPQGNHMAQSVRELQRELYRSAKSNPKRSFYTLHDKIYRLDVLVCSWKQVCANHGAPGIDGITIEQIKEQGEEAFLGQVQKELESGSYRSNKTKRVEIPKPKGGIRILGVPTIKDRLVQTATRLVIEPIFEADFQECSFGFRPKRSAVHASLSIYKWLNYGLTQVLDIDLKRYFDSIPHDKLMKVIQKRISDRYVLKLIQAWLRSGVLKGEEVATRQGSPQGSPISPLLSNIYLNLLDTVWVKRMTERNGWNAQIVRYADDLVIVSNKPVEKILGILCGYLQRLGLSINEEKSRMTTAEEGFNFLGYAFKRGYSPRYQKPVTHMYPTPDAIKRIIKKVTQLTYRNRLHESVETIVKDLNASLLGWTEYYRHTASSRRFRKVQGHANRRLRRFIMKKKGSRKNGYKELPDEKLHKVYKLVNVGAYRVRYRWT from the coding sequence ATGATTCCGCAAGGTAACCACATGGCACAAAGCGTCCGAGAACTGCAGCGAGAACTTTATCGATCTGCTAAGTCTAATCCTAAACGCAGCTTCTACACCCTTCATGACAAAATATATAGATTGGACGTACTGGTCTGTTCATGGAAACAGGTTTGTGCAAATCACGGGGCACCAGGCATAGATGGAATAACAATAGAACAAATCAAAGAACAAGGGGAAGAAGCGTTTCTTGGACAAGTTCAAAAAGAACTGGAATCAGGAAGCTACCGAAGCAATAAGACAAAGCGCGTGGAAATACCCAAACCGAAAGGAGGAATAAGAATCTTGGGAGTGCCCACGATTAAGGACCGCTTAGTACAAACTGCAACCCGTCTTGTTATAGAGCCAATTTTTGAAGCAGACTTCCAAGAATGCTCATTTGGGTTTCGACCTAAACGATCCGCAGTCCATGCAAGTCTATCAATATATAAATGGCTTAATTACGGGCTCACCCAAGTTTTAGATATTGATTTGAAGCGATACTTTGACTCAATCCCACACGATAAGCTTATGAAAGTCATTCAAAAGCGAATCAGTGATAGGTATGTTCTAAAGTTAATACAAGCCTGGCTTCGCTCAGGAGTCCTTAAAGGCGAAGAAGTTGCTACTCGACAAGGATCCCCTCAAGGGTCCCCCATTTCGCCCTTACTTTCTAATATATACCTGAATCTGCTAGACACAGTATGGGTCAAGCGGATGACCGAAAGGAATGGGTGGAATGCACAGATTGTCCGCTATGCGGACGATCTCGTGATAGTGTCGAATAAACCGGTAGAGAAGATTTTGGGTATTTTATGTGGGTATCTGCAACGCTTGGGCCTTTCGATCAATGAAGAAAAGAGTCGAATGACCACGGCCGAAGAAGGTTTCAATTTCTTAGGGTATGCCTTTAAAAGGGGATACTCGCCAAGATATCAGAAACCCGTTACCCATATGTATCCTACACCTGATGCAATCAAGCGGATTATTAAGAAAGTCACGCAATTGACCTATCGGAACCGGTTGCACGAAAGTGTTGAAACTATTGTTAAAGACTTAAACGCATCCTTACTGGGGTGGACGGAGTATTACCGTCACACGGCCAGTTCTAGGAGATTTAGGAAAGTACAAGGGCATGCAAACAGGCGTCTGAGAAGATTTATCATGAAAAAGAAAGGGAGTAGGAAGAACGGGTATAAGGAACTCCCCGACGAGAAGCTCCACAAAGTGTACAAATTAGTCAATGTAGGAGCTTATCGGGTGCGATACAGATGGACGTAA
- a CDS encoding IS110 family transposase, with protein sequence MNRILGLDIGKTWLDACFYSQEAKSVYKRFRNDEQGHKELIDYLDQVAVKIIVCEPTGGYERAICEKLYAANVHIHQVNTYTFSSFSKSLDHCKTDKHDGVPRRPPF encoded by the coding sequence ATGAACAGAATACTTGGTTTAGATATAGGGAAAACATGGCTGGATGCATGTTTCTATAGTCAAGAGGCTAAATCTGTATATAAAAGGTTTCGTAACGATGAGCAGGGCCATAAGGAACTTATAGATTATTTAGATCAAGTAGCTGTTAAAATTATAGTATGTGAACCAACTGGGGGATATGAAAGAGCCATTTGTGAGAAATTGTATGCCGCTAATGTACACATACATCAAGTGAATACATATACTTTTAGTTCATTTAGTAAATCTCTAGACCACTGTAAAACGGATAAACACGATGGCGTGCCACGAAGGCCTCCTTTCTAG